One stretch of Streptomyces sp. R21 DNA includes these proteins:
- a CDS encoding FAD-dependent oxidoreductase: MTTALTAQVCVVGGGPAGLTLAVELAKRSVSVVVVEQSSHFDRSFRGESVSPDSVWLLDRLGVLGRLEGAYQQMHRMEIVDSGSTVLRADFTKFPYPHPYPVEMPQPALLSALAGIGEEYPEYFTLLRPATAIGLIREGDGPVTGVRARTPDGEVVVNAALTVAGDGRFSKVREMSGIPYTKVPLERDVVWLKLPFPKEWDDRTYRIRIEGDQHGLFIPTRPDSVRVGFNIPKGGLKELRAQGLTALYERLDRLAPELSGAVREEIRAWSDTSMLDIFTALVPRWSAPGVQLIGDAAHTLTPILGQGVNHAIIDAVTLAPMVQDAMAEGGGTQALLRAGERFQKAREESVSKSRGLQLRQEQLFALHGAGGVFRRSLYRVVNQSQALKQRVLAGAYFQLQARGPQVVKAQGETTRV, translated from the coding sequence ACAACAGCGCTGACCGCACAGGTGTGCGTGGTCGGAGGGGGTCCGGCGGGGCTCACGCTGGCCGTGGAACTGGCCAAGCGTTCCGTTTCGGTCGTGGTCGTGGAGCAGAGCTCCCACTTCGACCGGTCGTTCCGCGGCGAGTCGGTCTCGCCGGATTCGGTGTGGCTGCTCGACCGGCTCGGCGTCCTCGGACGGCTCGAGGGCGCCTACCAACAGATGCACCGCATGGAGATCGTGGACTCCGGCAGCACCGTGCTGCGCGCCGACTTCACCAAGTTCCCCTATCCGCACCCGTACCCGGTGGAGATGCCCCAGCCGGCACTGCTGTCCGCGCTGGCCGGGATCGGCGAGGAGTACCCCGAGTACTTCACGCTGCTGCGCCCGGCCACGGCGATCGGGCTGATCCGGGAGGGCGACGGGCCGGTGACCGGCGTACGGGCACGGACGCCGGACGGCGAGGTCGTGGTGAACGCGGCTCTCACGGTCGCGGGCGACGGCCGGTTCAGCAAGGTGCGGGAGATGTCGGGCATCCCGTACACGAAGGTGCCGCTGGAGCGAGACGTGGTCTGGCTGAAGCTGCCGTTCCCGAAGGAGTGGGACGACCGCACCTACCGCATCCGGATCGAGGGCGACCAGCACGGCCTGTTCATCCCGACCCGCCCCGACAGTGTGCGGGTCGGCTTCAACATTCCCAAGGGCGGTCTCAAGGAGCTGCGCGCGCAGGGTCTGACCGCCCTGTACGAGCGCCTGGACCGGCTCGCCCCCGAGCTGTCCGGCGCCGTGCGCGAGGAGATACGCGCCTGGTCGGACACGTCGATGCTGGACATCTTCACCGCGCTGGTGCCGCGCTGGTCGGCGCCGGGCGTCCAGCTGATCGGGGACGCGGCGCACACCCTGACGCCGATCCTCGGCCAGGGCGTCAACCACGCCATCATCGACGCGGTGACGCTGGCTCCGATGGTGCAGGACGCGATGGCGGAGGGCGGCGGCACCCAGGCGCTGCTGCGGGCCGGTGAGCGGTTCCAGAAGGCGCGGGAGGAGTCGGTCAGCAAGTCGCGCGGACTGCAGCTGCGTCAGGAGCAGCTGTTCGCCCTGCACGGGGCGGGCGGGGTGTTCCGCCGCTCCCTGTACCGGGTGGTCAACCAGAGTCAGGCGCTGAAGCAGCGGGTCCTGGCCGGCGCGTACTTCCAACTGCAGGCGCGGGGCCCGCAGGTGGTCAAGGCGCAGGGGGAGACGACCCGGGTCTGA
- a CDS encoding cytochrome P450, which produces MDVGATEPEAIPETLNYPFHRPSAVQMPPVYEELRQSCPVAHVKLPSGDEGYVVTRYDDVRTVLSDGRFSRAATTEPGAPQLSSTPPLAGGLFTMDPPEHTRLRKLVSREFTARRVQNLRPRIQELTDGLLDAMERQSPPVDLNTELAFPLPVMVICELLGVPFEDRDRFRGWSDAFVSLTSHTPEETAAQRSSMIEYLSALVQRKREEPTDDLVGALVSARDEDGKLSEHELITMIITLLVAGHETTVSMIGTCVLTLLRHPEHLAALREHPEHLDHAVEELLRINPIGDGGPLRITLEDVELGGRLIPKGSAVLAAICSANQDPDHFTEGATGTFDPARPSATGHMAFGHGPHFCIGSALARAELQIVIGSLLRRFPALRLAEDVSELRMTTGMMVHGLTRLPVTW; this is translated from the coding sequence ATGGACGTTGGAGCGACCGAGCCCGAGGCCATACCCGAGACCCTGAACTACCCCTTCCACCGGCCCTCAGCCGTTCAGATGCCGCCCGTCTACGAGGAGTTGCGGCAGAGCTGCCCGGTCGCCCACGTCAAACTGCCCAGCGGCGACGAGGGGTACGTGGTCACCCGGTACGACGACGTACGCACCGTCCTGTCGGACGGGCGGTTCAGCCGGGCCGCCACCACGGAGCCCGGCGCCCCCCAGCTCTCCAGCACTCCCCCGCTGGCGGGCGGCCTGTTCACCATGGACCCGCCCGAGCACACCCGGCTGCGCAAGCTGGTCTCGCGGGAGTTCACCGCACGCCGCGTGCAGAACCTGCGCCCGCGCATCCAGGAGCTCACCGACGGGCTGCTCGACGCGATGGAGCGGCAGTCGCCGCCGGTGGACCTCAACACCGAACTCGCCTTCCCGCTCCCGGTGATGGTGATCTGCGAGCTGCTCGGCGTCCCCTTCGAGGACCGCGACCGCTTCCGCGGCTGGTCCGACGCGTTCGTCTCGCTGACCTCGCACACGCCCGAGGAGACGGCGGCCCAGCGCTCCTCCATGATCGAGTACCTGAGCGCGCTGGTGCAGCGCAAGCGCGAGGAGCCCACCGACGACCTGGTCGGCGCGCTCGTCTCGGCCCGGGACGAGGACGGCAAGCTGTCCGAGCACGAGCTGATCACCATGATCATCACGTTGCTCGTGGCCGGGCACGAGACGACCGTCAGCATGATCGGCACGTGTGTCCTCACGCTGCTGCGCCACCCGGAGCACCTGGCGGCGCTGCGCGAGCACCCGGAGCACCTCGACCACGCGGTGGAGGAGCTGCTGCGGATCAACCCCATCGGTGACGGCGGCCCGCTGCGGATCACCCTGGAGGACGTGGAGCTCGGCGGGAGGCTGATACCCAAGGGCAGCGCGGTCCTCGCGGCGATCTGCTCCGCCAACCAGGACCCCGACCACTTCACCGAGGGTGCGACGGGCACGTTCGACCCCGCCCGCCCCTCGGCGACCGGGCACATGGCGTTCGGGCACGGCCCGCACTTCTGCATCGGCTCCGCGCTCGCCCGGGCCGAACTGCAGATCGTCATCGGGTCGTTGCTGCGGCGCTTCCCCGCGCTGCGGCTCGCCGAGGACGTGAGCGAACTGCGGATGACCACCGGAATGATGGTGCACGGTCTGACCCGGCTCCCCGTCACCTGGTAG
- a CDS encoding DUF4260 family protein, protein MAQHTSPRTPQGPTRTSTSAPVRAAWGVLGAFLLVWSVFEAVKHGGWVIPLAVLGLIAPDLTFFIAKSEWTQPGRLPKRAVPAYNLMHRPITPVVWMVLSTVVTGGKPEANAAPFTLGLMWLTHIALDRAMGYGLRSREGWQRTAA, encoded by the coding sequence ATGGCGCAGCACACTTCCCCGCGCACCCCCCAGGGCCCCACCAGGACGTCGACGTCGGCGCCCGTCCGTGCCGCGTGGGGGGTGCTCGGCGCCTTCCTGCTGGTCTGGTCGGTGTTCGAGGCGGTCAAGCACGGGGGGTGGGTGATCCCGCTCGCCGTACTCGGCCTCATCGCACCGGACCTGACCTTCTTCATCGCGAAGTCCGAGTGGACCCAGCCGGGCCGGCTGCCCAAGCGCGCCGTCCCGGCGTACAACCTGATGCACCGCCCGATCACACCGGTGGTGTGGATGGTGCTCAGCACCGTGGTCACCGGAGGGAAGCCCGAGGCGAACGCCGCGCCGTTCACTCTCGGCCTGATGTGGCTGACCCACATCGCCCTCGACCGGGCCATGGGCTACGGCCTGCGCAGCCGCGAGGGCTGGCAGCGAACTGCCGCCTGA
- a CDS encoding MFS transporter yields the protein MKTDSAPERGVAAAGASADAAAAQPDPRRWWVLGVISLAQFVIAIDSSVVNVMGPRLKDAIGLSTTGLQWVMNIYVLLFGGLLLLGGRLADVIGRRVVFLAGLTLFTLASLGAGLADSESALLTARALQGIGAAALSPASLSILVTVFPDAKERAKAFGVWGAVIGIGASVGTIMGGAIVNADWRWAFWINVPVGLIVGAAAVALIKLPKPSGERPPKDLAGAVTATGGLLLLVYGIVTSNDNGWSDWRTLGSLGVAVALLIAFVVVEGRSAAPLVPLRLFRSRSVVAGSLGEFLTAALMMPIFFLLPLWMQGVLDYSPLQTGLAYLPVSIALMTLAPLASELIGKTGPRNMYLAGTVALAGCVVMLTRMPVHSGYWSFLLPVTALFGVGLVFCLIPTPVVGTSEATDEDAGTTSALLNASTQIGAAFGIAIAVTVLNNRMASQAAHGATPHVALVHGLQAAFTVLLVFLALSMLTGIFGFRRGTTAPAGAEDGAAETPVARSAEHAVAAEPATAARSERIA from the coding sequence ATGAAGACCGACTCGGCTCCCGAGCGGGGCGTCGCCGCCGCGGGGGCGTCCGCAGATGCCGCCGCCGCCCAGCCGGACCCCCGGCGCTGGTGGGTGCTCGGCGTCATCTCACTTGCCCAGTTCGTCATCGCCATCGACTCGTCCGTGGTCAACGTGATGGGCCCCCGGCTGAAGGACGCCATCGGCCTGTCGACGACGGGCCTCCAGTGGGTCATGAACATCTACGTCCTCCTCTTCGGAGGACTCCTGCTGCTCGGCGGCCGGCTCGCCGACGTCATCGGTCGCCGCGTGGTGTTCCTGGCCGGCCTGACCCTGTTCACGCTGGCCTCGCTGGGCGCCGGCCTCGCCGATTCCGAGAGTGCGCTGCTCACCGCGCGCGCACTGCAGGGCATCGGCGCCGCGGCTCTCTCGCCCGCCTCCCTCTCCATCCTGGTGACGGTGTTCCCCGACGCCAAGGAGCGGGCCAAGGCGTTCGGCGTGTGGGGCGCGGTCATCGGGATCGGCGCCAGCGTCGGCACCATCATGGGCGGCGCCATCGTCAACGCCGACTGGCGCTGGGCGTTCTGGATCAACGTGCCCGTCGGCCTGATCGTCGGCGCCGCCGCGGTCGCGCTCATCAAGCTCCCCAAGCCGTCCGGCGAGCGCCCGCCCAAGGACCTCGCCGGAGCGGTCACGGCCACCGGCGGTCTGCTGCTTCTCGTCTACGGCATCGTGACCAGCAACGACAACGGCTGGTCGGACTGGCGCACGCTCGGCTCCCTCGGTGTCGCCGTCGCCCTGCTCATCGCGTTCGTCGTGGTGGAGGGCCGCAGCGCCGCTCCGCTCGTCCCGCTGCGTCTGTTCCGCTCCCGCTCGGTGGTCGCGGGCAGCCTCGGCGAGTTCCTCACGGCCGCCCTGATGATGCCGATCTTCTTCCTGCTTCCGCTGTGGATGCAGGGCGTGCTCGACTACAGCCCGCTGCAGACCGGTCTGGCGTACCTGCCGGTGAGCATCGCGCTGATGACACTGGCCCCGCTCGCCTCGGAGCTGATCGGCAAGACCGGCCCGCGGAACATGTATCTCGCCGGTACGGTCGCGCTGGCCGGCTGCGTCGTCATGCTGACGCGGATGCCCGTGCACAGCGGCTACTGGAGCTTCCTGCTTCCGGTCACCGCCCTGTTCGGTGTGGGTCTCGTGTTCTGCCTCATCCCGACCCCCGTGGTGGGTACGTCCGAGGCGACCGACGAGGACGCGGGCACGACCTCCGCGCTGCTCAACGCCTCGACGCAGATCGGTGCCGCGTTCGGTATCGCCATCGCCGTCACGGTGCTCAACAACCGCATGGCGTCGCAGGCCGCGCACGGCGCGACCCCGCACGTCGCCCTGGTGCACGGTCTCCAGGCCGCGTTCACCGTCCTGCTCGTCTTCCTGGCCCTGTCCATGCTCACCGGCATCTTCGGCTTCCGCCGCGGAACGACCGCCCCGGCCGGCGCCGAGGACGGCGCCGCCGAGACCCCGGTCGCCAGGTCGGCCGAGCACGCCGTCGCCGCCGAGCCGGCCACGGCGGCCCGGTCGGAGCGCATCGCCTGA
- a CDS encoding 1-deoxy-D-xylulose-5-phosphate synthase N-terminal domain-containing protein: MPRPRTPLLDGVYGPHDMRALEPGQLPGLAAEIREFMAAGPGDPDARSDAAVELGIALHRVFNWPRDPFVWGDSSLTRPHELLTGRRELTGPDSDRPQDPPCARVLSYAAGLATAYRLSGCTDRHVVAVVNGRALAAGGAWEALGSLARTPELRIVVVVLDDEGSPGRAAPGGAARRLGSHGYGRLVGLGKDVLRHTPVVGGPLAGALHSAGQGMRELLTPQGLLADLELNLAESGPVDGRDVAAVEAALRAAKGAARPVIVRCVTQGRERAAEDERSYVPGRAVQADGPGPQSWTSVFAEEMVKAGAERPYVIGVRACDRLPAPLGLFGEVYPDRVFDFGNAEAHAASCASGMAAGGLHPVVAAHDGFLGHALEQVARDAARREYGVTFALAGSGAPDEIGGADPAALSRMVPGLRCAAPRDGARLRAQLHAALGVEDAPTVLRFPEGLVGPDIEAVAHDRGIDVLYGGPAARGDVREVRDVLIVSVGAMAPVCLEAALLLSTQGVSVTVVDPGWIVPLPARLAELAAEHVLSATVEDDDRLCGVAALLTRALEGSMVGTPPMRFARPVGTADGAPLTGGIIADTIAHRLGEQRACV; this comes from the coding sequence ATGCCCCGACCGAGGACACCACTGCTCGACGGTGTGTACGGGCCCCACGACATGCGCGCCCTGGAACCGGGCCAGCTGCCCGGACTCGCGGCGGAGATCCGGGAGTTCATGGCCGCCGGCCCCGGGGATCCGGACGCACGGTCCGACGCCGCCGTCGAGCTGGGCATCGCCCTGCACCGTGTCTTCAACTGGCCCCGCGACCCCTTCGTGTGGGGCGACAGCAGCCTGACACGCCCACACGAGCTGCTCACGGGGCGAAGAGAACTCACCGGCCCCGACAGCGACCGCCCTCAGGACCCGCCCTGCGCGCGGGTCCTTTCGTATGCCGCCGGGCTCGCCACGGCGTACCGGCTGAGCGGGTGCACCGACCGCCATGTCGTCGCCGTCGTGAACGGCCGGGCGCTCGCCGCCGGCGGCGCGTGGGAGGCCCTCGGCTCGCTGGCCCGCACTCCGGAGCTGCGGATCGTGGTCGTCGTACTGGACGACGAGGGCTCCCCGGGCCGGGCCGCACCCGGCGGGGCCGCCCGGCGGCTCGGCTCCCACGGCTACGGGCGCCTGGTCGGCCTGGGCAAGGACGTGCTGCGGCACACCCCCGTCGTCGGCGGACCGCTCGCCGGCGCGCTGCACAGCGCGGGTCAGGGCATGCGGGAACTCCTCACGCCACAGGGGCTGTTGGCGGACCTTGAGCTGAACCTGGCGGAGTCCGGGCCGGTCGACGGCCGTGACGTGGCGGCCGTCGAGGCGGCGCTGCGCGCGGCCAAGGGCGCGGCCCGCCCGGTGATCGTGCGCTGTGTGACGCAGGGGCGCGAGCGGGCCGCCGAGGACGAGCGGTCGTACGTGCCGGGCCGCGCCGTGCAGGCCGACGGTCCCGGGCCGCAGTCGTGGACGTCGGTCTTCGCCGAGGAGATGGTCAAGGCCGGCGCGGAACGGCCGTACGTGATCGGGGTGCGGGCCTGCGACCGGCTCCCCGCGCCCCTGGGCCTGTTCGGCGAGGTGTACCCCGACCGGGTCTTCGACTTCGGGAACGCCGAGGCGCACGCCGCCTCCTGCGCCTCCGGCATGGCGGCCGGCGGGCTGCACCCGGTGGTGGCCGCGCACGACGGCTTCCTGGGGCACGCCCTGGAACAGGTCGCGCGGGACGCGGCGCGGCGGGAGTACGGAGTGACCTTCGCGCTCGCGGGGTCGGGGGCGCCGGACGAGATCGGCGGCGCGGATCCGGCGGCGCTGTCGCGGATGGTGCCCGGACTGCGCTGCGCGGCCCCGCGCGACGGCGCCCGGCTCCGTGCCCAGCTGCACGCTGCGCTCGGCGTCGAGGACGCGCCCACGGTGCTGCGCTTCCCCGAGGGACTCGTCGGCCCCGACATCGAGGCCGTGGCGCACGACCGGGGCATCGACGTGCTGTACGGCGGCCCGGCCGCGCGCGGCGACGTACGCGAGGTACGCGACGTGCTCATCGTGTCCGTCGGTGCGATGGCCCCGGTGTGCCTGGAGGCGGCCCTGCTGCTGTCCACGCAGGGTGTCTCGGTGACCGTCGTGGACCCCGGCTGGATCGTTCCGCTGCCCGCGCGCCTCGCCGAACTCGCCGCGGAGCACGTGCTGTCGGCGACGGTCGAGGACGACGACCGGCTCTGTGGTGTGGCGGCTCTGCTCACCCGGGCGCTGGAGGGGTCGATGGTCGGGACGCCGCCGATGCGGTTCGCCCGGCCCGTCGGGACGGCGGACGGCGCACCGCTCACCGGCGGCATCATCGCCGACACGATCGCCCACCGCCTCGGCGAACAGCGCGCCTGCGTGTGA
- a CDS encoding thioesterase II family protein, whose amino-acid sequence MTRYLSRSSIDDSASEGVRLLCFPYAGGGASAYGRWQRHLDAHGAGVRVLPVQLPGREGRIDEPRFTDLNSLINDMDAQLDEELERPHIFYGHSMGALIAYSLAWRRQQRGARLPLAVVLSAYRAPHLPAPQIAHPEASDEELIESLAALGGIPQVLLNHPDFLSALLPVARDDLLLCTGNAASVTSQPLRVPLHLFAGRRDRLVSVPEVVSWRRHAGRGCEVRTMPGGHFFVRAHEDTFLRELASLTRRYVVQAPVPVAA is encoded by the coding sequence ATGACGCGATACCTGTCCCGGAGCAGCATCGACGATAGTGCGAGCGAGGGTGTACGGCTGCTCTGCTTCCCGTACGCGGGCGGTGGCGCATCGGCGTACGGACGCTGGCAGCGACACCTCGATGCCCACGGCGCGGGGGTGCGGGTCCTTCCCGTCCAGCTTCCCGGACGCGAGGGCCGTATCGACGAACCGCGGTTCACCGATCTGAACTCCCTGATCAATGACATGGACGCTCAGCTCGACGAGGAGCTGGAGCGCCCCCACATCTTCTACGGACACAGCATGGGTGCCCTGATCGCGTACTCACTGGCCTGGCGGCGCCAACAGCGTGGTGCGCGGCTGCCTCTCGCGGTCGTACTCAGCGCCTACCGGGCCCCGCATCTGCCCGCCCCGCAGATCGCGCACCCGGAGGCGAGCGACGAGGAGCTGATCGAGAGCCTGGCCGCTCTCGGCGGTATCCCCCAAGTACTGCTGAACCACCCGGACTTCCTCTCGGCGCTGCTGCCGGTGGCCCGCGACGACCTGCTGCTGTGCACGGGCAACGCCGCTTCGGTCACCTCCCAGCCGCTCCGGGTGCCGCTGCACCTGTTCGCAGGCCGGCGGGACCGTCTGGTGTCGGTGCCCGAGGTGGTCTCGTGGCGGCGACACGCCGGGCGGGGCTGCGAGGTGCGGACGATGCCGGGCGGGCACTTCTTCGTCCGGGCCCACGAGGACACCTTCCTGCGCGAACTCGCCTCACTGACGCGGCGGTACGTGGTACAGGCACCGGTGCCGGTCGCCGCCTGA
- a CDS encoding BTAD domain-containing putative transcriptional regulator: MHFRVLGPIRMAPAAPSAAKPRAVLATLLIQSNNVVSTHTLIDELWNTEPPRTAATTLQVYVSLLRKALLDGAEDGRQPLLTRPPGYLLQVAPDDLDLLVFESLRTEGRAAYQRQEYAEASQKLGRALDLWTGPALSGIPHGPTLETSAIRLDELRAEVLEQRIAADLRLGRHQELVGELMALAHDHPLRETVHCHLMVALYRSGRQSDALQVYHRARRALVSELGVEPGPVMSKLLERILASDPGLAWRGGSDTSSADPAGRAAREEPVVRLPAPMADFTGRTAQLALGERFLSGEGPLPGRLLAVSGRAGVGKTALAGRLAHDAADRFPDGRVLLLLRDAGGRPLTPESAVTTLLRRLRGERDPAEGGRATAAESEPGALLYERTKGRKMLFVLDDAVSEAQVRPLLAALADSTLVVTSRHALGALEGAQHLVLDVFSAQEAEELLLRCGGPAMGEDPAAVAETARLCGNLPLALRVAAAGLAARSHWKAADLARRLADERTRLGTLALGDIDVRSSLLTAYRDVGIQERQAFRLLGLAPLPDFALWSAAALLASELPDAERHAEELVRAQLLEARHLSGRLTTVRYGFHPLLRALSLELLGQGSSAAVDRLCRAFLALARHADAQLAPGRDRLGHPVPPPTGIRPEELVGTAPLQWFQEESAGLLEAVRQAHASGLWELCFALASAAAGYYEAGALWDDWESSHELALDAARQAEDPHAEAVVLRSLGDLAWQRHQPTAAVDRYRLAWHLFTRCADRASAARCLSGEADVMLGRGRVARAERGYVRALSTGRATGDAIGAANALRGLALVALREGRTVEALQRLAECEEEASRAGDRRWQEYAARTAKAVTAATAADGDGAVDLSGVPLEVRPGVWLIPALPQRA, translated from the coding sequence ATGCATTTTCGAGTCCTCGGGCCGATCCGCATGGCGCCCGCCGCGCCCTCAGCCGCCAAACCCCGGGCGGTGCTCGCCACCCTGCTGATACAGAGCAACAACGTGGTGTCGACGCACACGCTCATCGACGAGCTGTGGAACACCGAGCCGCCCCGCACGGCCGCGACGACCCTCCAGGTCTATGTGTCGCTGCTGCGCAAGGCGCTGCTCGACGGCGCCGAGGACGGGCGGCAGCCTCTGCTGACCAGGCCGCCCGGCTATCTCCTCCAGGTCGCCCCCGACGACCTCGACCTGCTGGTGTTCGAGTCGCTGCGCACCGAGGGACGGGCGGCCTACCAGCGGCAGGAGTACGCCGAGGCCTCCCAGAAGCTGGGCCGGGCCCTCGACCTGTGGACCGGTCCGGCACTCTCGGGCATCCCGCACGGGCCGACGCTGGAGACCTCCGCGATCCGGCTGGACGAACTGCGCGCCGAGGTCCTGGAGCAGCGCATCGCCGCCGATCTGCGCCTGGGACGCCACCAGGAGCTCGTCGGCGAACTCATGGCGCTGGCCCACGACCACCCGCTGCGGGAGACCGTGCACTGCCATCTGATGGTGGCGCTCTACCGTTCGGGACGGCAGTCGGACGCCCTTCAGGTCTACCACCGTGCGCGCCGCGCGCTCGTCTCCGAGCTGGGAGTCGAGCCCGGGCCCGTGATGAGCAAGCTCCTGGAACGCATACTCGCCTCCGACCCGGGGCTCGCGTGGCGGGGCGGCAGCGACACGTCGTCCGCCGACCCGGCCGGACGGGCCGCGCGCGAGGAGCCCGTGGTGCGGCTGCCCGCACCGATGGCCGACTTCACCGGCCGCACGGCCCAACTCGCCTTGGGGGAACGCTTCCTGAGCGGCGAAGGCCCGCTGCCCGGCCGGCTGCTCGCCGTGTCGGGGCGGGCCGGGGTCGGCAAGACCGCGCTGGCCGGACGACTGGCACACGACGCGGCGGACCGCTTCCCCGACGGACGGGTGCTGCTGCTGCTGCGTGACGCGGGCGGCCGGCCCCTGACACCCGAGTCCGCCGTGACGACGCTGCTGCGGCGGCTGCGCGGAGAGCGCGACCCTGCCGAGGGCGGCCGGGCGACTGCCGCGGAGTCCGAGCCGGGCGCGCTGCTGTATGAGCGGACCAAGGGCCGCAAGATGCTGTTCGTCCTGGACGACGCGGTGTCGGAGGCGCAGGTGCGGCCGCTCCTCGCGGCACTGGCCGACAGCACCCTCGTGGTGACGAGCCGTCATGCGCTCGGCGCGCTGGAGGGTGCGCAGCATCTCGTGCTCGACGTGTTCAGCGCGCAGGAGGCGGAGGAGCTGCTGCTGCGCTGCGGCGGGCCCGCGATGGGCGAGGACCCGGCCGCCGTCGCCGAGACGGCCCGGCTGTGCGGCAATCTGCCATTGGCGCTGCGGGTCGCCGCGGCGGGGCTCGCGGCGCGGTCGCACTGGAAGGCCGCGGACCTGGCCCGGCGGCTCGCGGACGAGCGGACCCGGCTCGGCACGCTGGCGCTCGGCGACATCGACGTACGCAGCAGCCTGCTGACGGCCTATCGGGACGTGGGGATCCAGGAGCGGCAGGCCTTCCGGCTGCTCGGGCTCGCCCCGCTGCCCGACTTCGCGCTGTGGAGCGCGGCCGCGCTGCTCGCCTCCGAACTGCCGGACGCCGAGCGGCATGCCGAGGAACTGGTCCGTGCGCAGCTGCTGGAGGCCCGGCATCTCTCCGGACGTCTGACGACAGTGCGTTACGGGTTCCATCCGCTGCTGCGGGCGCTGTCCCTCGAACTCCTCGGCCAGGGTTCCTCGGCCGCGGTCGACCGGCTGTGCCGTGCGTTCCTGGCGCTCGCCCGCCACGCGGACGCACAGCTCGCACCGGGCCGCGACCGGCTCGGGCACCCGGTGCCGCCGCCGACGGGGATCCGCCCGGAGGAGCTGGTGGGCACGGCGCCGCTGCAGTGGTTCCAGGAGGAGTCGGCGGGCCTGCTGGAGGCGGTGCGCCAGGCACACGCGAGCGGCCTGTGGGAACTCTGCTTCGCCCTGGCGTCGGCGGCCGCGGGGTACTACGAGGCGGGCGCGCTCTGGGACGACTGGGAGAGCAGTCACGAACTCGCCCTGGACGCGGCCCGGCAGGCCGAGGACCCGCATGCGGAGGCCGTGGTGCTGCGCTCGCTCGGCGATCTGGCCTGGCAGCGGCACCAGCCCACCGCGGCGGTCGACCGCTACCGGCTGGCCTGGCATCTGTTCACCCGGTGCGCGGACCGCGCGTCGGCCGCCCGCTGTCTGTCCGGCGAAGCGGACGTCATGCTCGGGCGCGGCCGGGTCGCGCGGGCCGAACGGGGTTACGTGCGGGCGCTGTCCACCGGCCGTGCCACCGGCGACGCCATCGGCGCGGCGAACGCGCTGCGCGGGCTGGCCCTGGTGGCGCTGCGGGAGGGGCGGACGGTGGAGGCCCTGCAACGCCTCGCCGAGTGCGAGGAGGAGGCGTCCCGCGCGGGCGACCGGCGCTGGCAGGAGTACGCGGCGCGCACGGCGAAGGCCGTCACCGCGGCGACGGCTGCGGACGGGGACGGGGCGGTGGACCTGTCGGGTGTGCCGCTGGAGGTCCGGCCGGGCGTGTGGCTGATTCCGGCGCTTCCGCAGCGGGCTTAG
- a CDS encoding AfsA-related hotdog domain-containing protein, translated as MDTVLALSPFFLGPQHLVHKPDSPEAFLLDAGTPVRQNFTFAAELPEAHPLFSDTTTPFHDLLFPVEALRQAAMFAARQYFRVPTKRITAVSASSTEITDVDPWRRTGESSRIALDLALTPVDVVTGVPRGLECEAVVSIGGRRCGRADGRLVFLSPGVHRGHRDAGRRQSEESIAAGWGHLDSAGVPAPEQVGHRDPRNVVIGLPVEDEDDGEQLLFPVDGAAAAAVLSDGSGEVPPALFLEASRQAALIAAAELNGFVPSHALLTHWQATFRGLAEPGLPLYCTVRGQQPGGGALAGGAPRVTVRDGAGRPTARLRLTFLQGDREVAQVSVTVLQDC; from the coding sequence ATGGACACCGTTCTCGCGCTCTCACCGTTCTTCCTCGGCCCGCAGCACTTGGTGCACAAGCCGGACAGCCCCGAGGCGTTTCTGCTCGACGCGGGCACACCTGTGCGGCAGAACTTCACGTTCGCCGCCGAACTGCCGGAGGCGCACCCGCTGTTCAGTGACACGACGACGCCGTTCCACGATCTGCTGTTCCCTGTCGAAGCGCTTCGCCAGGCCGCGATGTTCGCGGCGCGGCAGTACTTCCGGGTGCCCACGAAGCGGATCACGGCCGTCTCCGCCAGCAGCACGGAGATCACCGACGTCGACCCGTGGCGGCGCACCGGGGAAAGCTCGCGGATCGCGCTCGACCTCGCCCTCACGCCCGTCGACGTCGTCACCGGAGTGCCTCGCGGGCTGGAGTGCGAGGCCGTCGTGTCGATCGGCGGCCGGCGCTGCGGCAGGGCCGACGGCCGGCTCGTCTTCCTGTCCCCCGGCGTGCACCGCGGTCACCGCGATGCGGGGCGGCGGCAGAGCGAGGAGAGCATCGCCGCCGGATGGGGACACCTCGACTCGGCCGGCGTTCCCGCGCCGGAGCAGGTCGGGCACCGCGACCCGCGCAACGTCGTCATCGGACTGCCCGTCGAGGACGAGGACGACGGCGAGCAGCTGCTGTTCCCCGTCGACGGCGCGGCCGCGGCCGCGGTGCTGTCCGACGGATCCGGCGAGGTGCCCCCGGCGCTGTTCCTGGAGGCCTCGCGGCAGGCGGCGCTCATCGCCGCCGCCGAGCTGAACGGCTTCGTGCCGTCGCACGCGCTGCTCACCCACTGGCAGGCCACGTTCCGCGGCCTCGCCGAGCCGGGACTTCCGCTGTACTGCACCGTGCGCGGACAGCAGCCCGGCGGCGGGGCTCTCGCCGGCGGCGCGCCACGCGTAACAGTGCGGGACGGGGCCGGGCGGCCGACGGCACGCCTGCGGCTCACGTTCCTCCAGGGCGACCGCGAAGTGGCCCAAGTGTCGGTGACCGTCCTACAGGACTGCTAA